A window from Candidatus Macondimonas diazotrophica encodes these proteins:
- the lon gene encoding endopeptidase La: MNSQADSLVDAGEQNSPQTEWADDVLIILPVRNLVLYPGIVHPVTIGRPQSLAAAQEAARSGRPVGLLLQKDSEKDEPGPDELFHMGTVSHILRYVTAPDGRHHVVCQGEARFRVVDFIPGHPFLLARVDRIEDPADRSPELEARLILLKQKATEALALMPQAPNELINAVQGMESAGALADLVAGYLDLKPEHKQSLLEQTDLKRRVDEVLEHLTHRVEVMRLTRDISERTKEQIDSRQREALLREQMRTIQNELGEGQEREDELRDLREAIEAAGMPEGVLGTVTKDLRRLERMGEGAAEYSLLRTYLDWMVELPWSRASEEHLDLAEASTILDTDHYDLDKVKRRILEYLAVRKLNPQGKSPILCFVGPPGVGKTSLGQSIARAMGRPFERVSLGGVHDEAEIRGHRRTYIGALPGVIIQALRKAGTRNPVVMLDEIDKMGSGIQGDPSAALLEVLDPEQNATFRDNYLGVPFDLSRVMFIATANVLDQIPAPLRDRMEVIELPGYTQEDKLEIARRYLLDRQRRAAGLTKAQCEITQAAIAAVIGGYTREAGCRNLERELGNLCRHAAFQVAIGEAETLRIDESDLPAILGPVRFEPEVASRTCVPGVATGLAWTPVGGEILFVEASRAPGSGRLILTGQLGDVMKESAQAALSLLKARSQALGIDPVAFEAQDIHVHVPSGAIPKDGPSAGVALFTALASLFRDRTVRSDVAMTGEITLRGLVLPVGGIKEKVLAAHRAGIAKVLLPARNRRDFSEIPEAVRRKMNFAWIETVDEALAETMTKDA, translated from the coding sequence ATGAACTCGCAAGCCGATTCGCTCGTTGACGCCGGGGAACAGAACTCGCCTCAGACGGAGTGGGCCGATGATGTTCTGATCATTCTGCCGGTGCGCAATCTGGTGCTCTATCCCGGCATCGTGCACCCAGTCACGATTGGTCGTCCGCAATCCTTGGCCGCTGCCCAGGAAGCGGCGCGCAGCGGTCGGCCGGTCGGCCTGCTGTTGCAGAAGGATTCCGAAAAAGATGAGCCCGGTCCGGACGAGCTTTTCCACATGGGCACCGTGTCCCACATTCTGCGCTATGTTACTGCGCCTGACGGACGTCACCACGTGGTGTGTCAAGGTGAAGCACGTTTCCGCGTGGTGGATTTCATCCCGGGCCATCCTTTCCTGCTGGCGCGGGTCGATCGGATCGAAGATCCAGCCGACCGGTCGCCGGAACTCGAGGCGCGCCTGATCCTGCTCAAGCAGAAAGCGACCGAAGCGCTGGCGCTCATGCCGCAAGCGCCGAACGAGTTGATCAACGCCGTTCAAGGTATGGAGTCGGCCGGCGCCCTGGCCGATCTGGTTGCGGGTTATCTGGACCTGAAACCGGAGCATAAGCAGTCATTGCTTGAGCAGACCGATCTGAAGCGACGCGTCGATGAGGTTCTCGAGCATCTGACCCATCGTGTGGAGGTGATGCGACTGACTCGGGACATCAGCGAGCGAACCAAGGAGCAGATCGATAGCCGTCAGCGAGAAGCGCTGCTGCGCGAACAGATGCGGACGATCCAGAATGAACTGGGAGAGGGGCAAGAGCGTGAAGATGAGTTGCGTGACCTCCGTGAGGCCATTGAGGCTGCGGGCATGCCGGAAGGGGTGCTGGGTACCGTAACCAAGGATCTGCGGCGCCTCGAACGCATGGGGGAAGGTGCGGCGGAGTATTCGCTGCTGCGAACCTACCTGGACTGGATGGTGGAGCTGCCCTGGAGCAGGGCCAGTGAAGAGCATCTGGATCTGGCCGAAGCGAGTACGATTCTGGATACCGATCACTATGACCTGGACAAGGTCAAGCGGCGGATCCTTGAGTATCTGGCCGTGCGCAAGCTTAATCCGCAAGGCAAGAGCCCCATTCTGTGTTTCGTGGGACCGCCGGGCGTCGGAAAGACCTCCCTGGGCCAGAGCATTGCCCGCGCCATGGGGCGTCCGTTCGAGCGGGTCAGTCTAGGTGGCGTACACGATGAAGCCGAGATCCGTGGTCACCGGCGTACCTATATCGGTGCCTTGCCTGGCGTGATCATCCAGGCACTGCGCAAGGCGGGAACCCGCAATCCGGTCGTGATGCTCGATGAGATTGACAAGATGGGCAGCGGTATCCAGGGCGACCCATCTGCCGCGTTGCTGGAAGTACTCGACCCGGAGCAGAACGCCACTTTCCGGGACAACTACCTTGGCGTGCCCTTCGATTTGTCCAGGGTAATGTTCATTGCGACTGCGAATGTGCTCGATCAGATTCCGGCACCGCTGCGCGATCGCATGGAGGTCATCGAACTGCCGGGCTATACCCAAGAAGATAAGCTCGAGATCGCCCGGCGCTATCTGCTCGATCGGCAGCGGCGAGCCGCCGGCCTGACCAAGGCGCAATGTGAGATTACCCAGGCAGCGATTGCCGCAGTAATCGGCGGGTATACGCGTGAAGCGGGGTGCCGGAATCTGGAGCGCGAACTCGGCAATCTGTGTCGCCACGCAGCATTCCAGGTCGCCATCGGAGAAGCAGAGACTCTGCGCATCGACGAATCTGATTTGCCGGCGATTCTGGGCCCGGTGCGGTTCGAGCCCGAGGTGGCCTCCCGTACCTGTGTACCGGGCGTGGCCACGGGTTTGGCCTGGACGCCGGTCGGCGGGGAGATTCTGTTCGTGGAAGCGAGCCGGGCACCGGGGAGCGGGCGGCTGATTCTGACCGGACAGCTGGGCGACGTGATGAAGGAAAGTGCCCAGGCGGCCCTGAGTCTGCTCAAGGCGCGATCACAGGCGCTGGGGATCGATCCAGTCGCCTTCGAAGCTCAGGACATCCATGTTCATGTCCCCTCGGGCGCGATTCCGAAAGATGGTCCCAGCGCTGGTGTCGCCTTGTTTACGGCTCTGGCGTCGCTGTTCCGTGATCGCACGGTCCGTTCCGATGTGGCAATGACCGGTGAGATTACACTCCGGGGACTGGTGTTGCCAGTCGGGGGAATCAAGGAAAAGGTGCTGGCTGCGCATCGCGCAGGAATCGCCAAAGTGCTTCTCCCAGCCCGCAACCGGCGTGATTTCAGCGAGATTCCCGAAGCGGTGCGGCGCAAGATGAATTTCGCCTGGATCGAAACGGTTGATGAGGCGCTGGCCGAGACGATGACCAAGGATGCCTGA
- a CDS encoding Hsp20/alpha crystallin family protein, translated as MWRDELNGWMWEEAQRLLEHAERLQRRFFQPAVGSAPMPCWAPPVDVVEVSGGVIIQVALPGVPSDAVQVHLEAGELCIRGERPLPAGVRQGRIHRLEIPFGRFERCIGLPPGSWILRPIELRDGCLSIRLMSATPVV; from the coding sequence ATGTGGCGTGATGAACTCAATGGTTGGATGTGGGAAGAGGCGCAGCGACTGCTGGAGCATGCAGAGCGTTTGCAGCGGCGCTTTTTTCAGCCGGCGGTGGGTTCGGCGCCGATGCCTTGCTGGGCGCCACCGGTCGACGTGGTGGAGGTGTCTGGCGGAGTGATCATTCAGGTGGCCTTGCCTGGGGTTCCGTCCGACGCGGTGCAGGTGCATCTCGAGGCCGGTGAGCTGTGCATTCGAGGCGAGCGACCGCTGCCTGCCGGTGTCCGGCAGGGACGAATCCATCGTCTGGAAATACCGTTTGGCCGATTCGAACGCTGCATCGGTTTGCCGCCCGGCTCTTGGATCTTGCGACCGATTGAACTGCGAGACGGATGCCTGTCCATTCGCCTGATGTCCGCCACGCCGGTGGTTTGA